The Candidatus Binatia bacterium genomic interval GGTGCGCATGGACGTTCAGCGGATCAGCGAGGTCCTCCGCCACCTGATCGAGAACGCGGCCAAGTATTCGCCCGCGGGAACGCCCATTCACGTCACCGCCGAGCGCTCCGGCCGGCAGGTGCGCGTGAGTGTTGCCGACCACGGCCCCGGCATCGACGACCTGGAACAATCGCTCATCTTCGAAAAGTTCTACCGCGGCCGCGGCCAGCGCTCCGTGCAGGGCACCGGCATGGGACTGCCCATCGCCCGGGCAATTATCGAAGCGCACGGCGGGCAAATCGAGGTCAGAAGCCAGCTCGGCCACGGTTCGGTTTTTTCCTTCACGCTGCCCGCGAGTTAGTAGGTTGGGTCTAAAGTCACTTTACCCCTCATGTCCTGCTTCTGTGGCCGTCTTAGTCCGGTGCGATCCGGTGCCTCGGTGTCCTCTCAACAATAAGCAATAGAAGACGAAGCCATGGCGGGCCTCACCGCAGCAGCGCGTACGCTGTGAATGCGATGATCGCGAGCACAGGCCAGACCCATATAAGATTGGCGCGTAGCGGCGGTAGCGGGCACTCGTTGAGCGGATCGAGGCGCAGGAACGGGATGCGACCCTTCTTTGCTACGAAGTCCTCAACTTCGTCCCGGATGTCCCAAGACGCGAGCGACCGCCTCCACAGCCACAGGGGACCCATGCCCCGGAGATGCCGATACAGCCGCCGCAGTTCTTCATCGTCCATGATCACGCGGGCCACGGCGCCGAGCGCGGGCCCGCGTGCCTGCACCGTTACTCGCGGGTCAGTCAGGATGTTTTGGTACCACTGCGTGCGTTCGCCCCAGCCGGCCCCGATATAGATGCGGCCGTCCAGCACGAAGTGGACCAGCATCGTGTGCCGCGTCTGTCCTGACGTCCGCCCTTTCGTGGTCAGAACCAGAAAACGGAAAAGTCGCGCGCGCACCAGCAGGGGCCTCAGTCCCAGCCGCCAATACAGCAAAGGCATGTGCATCACCATCCGGCGCCATCCCCGGCCGGGGTAAGCGGGCCAGTCGTGCCGCTGCTGGAAGTGTCCGGTACCTGGACTGGGACGCATCGTTCAATTCAACCACAGGCGGCTAGCGGGCCGTCGCCGATGGTCACGCCAGCAGGTGATGTGCATCACTAACCCGAGTGCGCTAACCGTCATATCATCGGCGCAGCCGCATGCGTGTGCGGCGCCGCCAACATGGTCAGTGGCAATCGCGAACAACGGTGGTTCTGGGGCACGCTGGTCCTGTCCAGCGTCAGCATTATTGCCCTCGTGTTTGCCTTCTGGGAGCTGGTCGAAAACCACTACTTCCGCGACCTGAATTACGTCAGCCTGCACTATCTCTACATCAGCCGCGGCGTCGCGTCGTCGCTTCTGCTGGCTGCCTGGGCCGCGTGGTTCGTGCTGCGGCAGCGGCGGCATGCGGAAGCGGAGTTGCGGCGCTCGCACGCTCGTTATCACGGGCTGCTCGAAGCCTCGCCGGGCGCGGTGGTGTTGTTCGATCGATCTTTCCGCGTGGCGGAATGGAACGCCGCCGCCGAGCGGCTCTATCGCTTCGAACGCGCCCAGGTGGTGGGGCAGACACTGCCCACCGTCCCGCCGCAACGCCAGGCCGAACTCGATGCGTTGATGCAGCGCGTCGATAAGGGCGAATCGGCGCTCGATTGCGAAACCCAACGCTTCGACCGTGCCGGCAAGTTGATCGACGTCCAGCTCAGCTTGCAGGCTTATCAGGAGCGCCACCACGAGTATTACCTCGAGGTCACGTCCGACATCTCGGAGCGCGTCCGCATGCGCGAGATGCTGCTCGAGGTCGAAAAGCTGACCAGCATGGGCAAGATGGCTGCCGGCACCGCGCACCACCTCAACACGCCCATGGCCTCCTTGCTGCTGCGCGTGCAGATGATGCGCGATCGCGCCGGTAACGACGGTTTCGCCCACGATCTGGAGCAGCTCGAAAGCACGATCGGTTTCTGCCAGCAGTTCATCCGGCGGCTGCTGGATTTCTCGCGCCGTCCCGCTCTGCAAAAGGAGCCGCAAGCGATCACACCCCTGATCGAGGCGGTCCTGGGATTCATGGGGCCTTCGTTTGCGTCTCGCCAGGCGCAGGTGACGACCAACCTGTCCGGCTTCGACTGCAAGGTCTACGCCGAAAGCAATCAGATCGAAACGCTGTTCATCATCCTTCTCAGCAACGCACTCGACGCGATCTCACCCGGTGGCAAGATCCACGTCCGCTGCCTTCGCGAGGACGACAACCTGCGCATCGAGCTCTCCGATACCGGCGGCGGCATCAGCGACGCCGACCGCGAGCGCGTCTTCGAGCCTTTCTTCACCACCAAGCCTCCGGGCAAGGGAACGGGACTGGGCTTAGCGATTGCGCGTAACATCGTGAGCGACCACGGCGGCCAGCTCCAGTTGCGCAGCGCTCCGGGCGTTGGCACGACTGCCGAGATCTTGTTGCCGGTCGTTTCGCCGGTTCGTCCGCAGGAGGTCGCCCCGTGAGTGCCCCGTTCGAAATCCTTATCGTGGACGACGACCTCGGCCTGGCCGCCACCTTGCGCGACCTGCTCTCCGAGGAAGGCTACTCCGCGGCCGTGGCGGCGAATGCGGATGAAGCCGTGCGCCTGCTCGACGAAAACCCTTCTGCCGCCCTCGCGCTGCTCGACCTCGTGATGCCCGGTTGCGACGGCCTCGCTTTGATGGAACGCCTGCACACTCGCCATCCCGAACTGCCCGTCCTCATCATGACCGGCTTTGGAACCATTGAAACCGCGGTCGAGGCGATCAAACGCGGGGCCGAAGATTATCTGACCAAGCCCTTCGACCGCGAGGCCGTCCGCAAGAAAGTCGGACGTCTCATGGAGCTGCACCTGCTGCGCACGCGCGTGGCGCAGCTCGAGGAAAATCTTCAGCACGCCAGCGATCCCTTTGCTCCGATCTCCTACGTCTCCCCCCAGATGCAGCGCATCGTGGAGCGGACGCGTGCGGCGGCCCTCAGCAATGCGTCGGTCCTGATCGTCGGCGAAACCGGCACCGGCAAAGAGATGTTGGCGCGCGCCATCCATGGCGCCAGCCGCCGCGCCTCGGAGCCCTTCGTCCCCGTGAACTGCGGCGCCCTCCCGCGTGATTTGGTGGAGAGCGAGCTGTTCGGCTATCGCAAGGGCGCGTTCACCGGTGCGCACGCCGATGCGCCGGGCGTTTTCCTCTCCGCCGGGAAGGGAACGGTCTTCCTCGATGAGATCGGCGAGATGCCGAAAGACGCGCAAGTGAAACTCCTCCGCGTCTTGCAGGAAGGCGAATTGCGTGCGGTGGGCAGCGCACGGGCACTGAAGATCGACGTTCGCATCATCGCCGCCACCAATCGCCCGCTGGCACAATTGCGTTCGGAGTTCCTGCGCGAGGACCTCTATTTCCGCCTCGCGACCGTCATCATCGAAGTCCCGCCATTGCGCCAGCGTCCGGAAGACATTCTTGTCCTCACGCAACACTTCGCCGACGGATTGGCGGACCGCTACGGCCGCCACATCACCGTCTCGCGCGCCGCCACCGAACTGCTGGTGCGGTACCCGTTTCCCGGCAACGTTCGCGAATTGCAGAATGTGCTGGAAAGCGTGGCTGCGCTCTCCCAGGCGGACCCGCAAGTTGTTTCCGACCGTGACGTCAAGCCGTTGCTCACGCGCGCCGACGCACCCATTTCGCACGAGCAGCCGCTGGCCCTGGAAGACATGGAGCGTGTCGCCATCGAGCGCGCACTGCGCCTTTGCCTGGGAAACCGTACCCGCGCGGCCGCGCTGCTGGGCATCTCGCGCGACACCCTCTACCGCAAGATGCGCGAGCTGAAGACCAACGGAACCGAGTCCCCGCAATGAGCCAGCGCCGCCAATTCGTGCTTTGGATCGCGCTGGCGCTGGTCGCGGTGTTGGGTTTCGCGGCGATCCTGCGCTGGCAGTACCAGCCGACGCAGCGGCGCTTCGCTCTTTCCGTCACTCCCCGTCCCGCCGAAGGCCGTACCGTCTATGAAGTGAAGGGTTGTGCAAAGTGTCACGGCACCGACGGCGTCGGAGGGACGGATGCACCCGCACTTCGCGAGCGCAGTTCGCTGACCTCGTTGCCGCTCCTTGTGACCGCGGTATGGAACCATATTCCGCGTATGTCGGACGCGATGCAGCAGGGCCGCATGCCCTATCCCACCATGTCGAGCGAAGACATGGCCCAGCTCTTCGCCTATCTCTACGTCACCGGCGTCACCGACCAGTCCGGCGATGCGGAACGTGGCCGCGCTCTCTTCGCGGCGAAGGGCTGCGTGCAATGCCACGACCCCACCGGGAAAGCTCCCGCCGTCAACGTGCTGGGCCGCGCGGATACGCCGCTCCTGCTGACCCAGGCGCTCTGGAACCACGCTTCGGCCATGACGTCGCAAATGCAGCAGCGCGGCATGCAGTGGCCGTCGCTGAAAGCCGGCGAGCTGCGCGACCTGCTGGCCTACATCCAGGTTGCCGCCGGTCGTCAAACCGCGCCGCCGGTTCGTACCGGAGATCCCGCCCGCGGCTGGGCCGTGTTCCAGGCCAAGGCGTGTCTCGATTGCCACACCCTCGGCGGACGGAATCATTCGCCGGCGCCCCAGCGAACTTCCGCGTCACCGGCTGCGCGCTCGCTCGCCGGCGACGGCGCCCTTCCCGCCACGCTTTCGCAATTCGGGGAAGCGATGCTGAACCATTTTCCCGACATGCACCGCGCCCTGGCCGTGGCAGGGAAGACACCGCCATCATTCCGCGACAACGAAATCGGCGATCTCGCCGTGTTTCTGTATAGCCTGCGCTATGTCGAGCCCGGCGGGTCGCCGCACGTCGGGGCCACTGTTTTTCGTTGGCGCGGATGTGCCGCCTGTCATGGGGAAGATGCCTCCGGCGCCAGCGCTCCCGCCCTGCGCGGCCGCGGACAGAGCTACACCGCCGTTCGTCTTGCCCGGGGGCTGTGGGGCCACGGCGACCGCATGTACGAATTGACCCGCCGCAACCACCAGCCCTGGCCGCAACTCGAAGCGTCCGACATCGGCGACCTGCTCGCGTTCCTCAACACGCCGGTTGAATCCCGCGCCCACTGAACTCACTGTCCGATTCTCTGACACTGCCCGGGAATCGGACACCCTCCTACCCGACAGTCAACAATTCCCGCGCGCCGATCTCCTGTATTTGCAGTAAATTGGCCGCTGCCACCGGTTGGCGTGCCACGTGCGAACGTTCGTTCTAGATAGTACGGCAAACAGTTGGAGGGAGCCCGGCAACCCGGCGTCGCAAAAGATCAGGCTTACGGCGCTCCGGACTTCCTCCATTGACAAGGAGTTCTATAAAATGCGCAGATTGGACACGTTAGGGATGACGGGAGTCGTGATGCTGGTCGCTGGGGCCACCACGTTTCTAAGTTACGATCATGTGCTGCCGCTTTGGGTCGCCTGGATCGTCGGACCGCTGCTTTGGTACCTCGGTTTTGCCGTGATGATCGCGTGGCTGTGCGGTCGCTTCTTCCTTACCCAGGCCGAGGAAGAAGACGCCATTGAAGTCGCGCCGGTCCGCAAGCCGCAGCCGAGCAACTTCCTCGAACACGACTGGGAGCCGGCGCCGCCCGCCCGCTGGCAGACCGTTCCCATACTCGCCACGGTCATGCTGCTGCTCCTGGTCTCGATGCTGGCCATTCGCGCCTATGCCGCCGACAACCCGGGCGCGCCGCTCTTCAAGGCAAAATGCGCCATGTGTCACGGCGCCGACGGCGTCGGCAAGACCCCGATGGGCGCCACCCTGAAACTCCGCGATCTCACTTCGCCCGAAGTTCAGAAGCAGTCCGATACGGAACTCTTGACCGTAATCACCAAGGGGCGTAACAAGATGCAGGAGTATGGCAGCAAGCTCAGCAAGGACCAGATCGCGGATCTGCAGAAGTACATCCGCACGTTAGCCAGGAAATAGGAGCCCGGAATGCAGGCCAGCAACGACAGGAACCCTTCGCCTACTATCGATTCGGACGAGGGCGGCGCGCCGGATAAGTCGGCGCGCCGCGGATTTATCAAGGTACTTCTTGGAGGCGGCCTGTTGGCCTCGGCCGGATCGTTTTTCTATCCGGTCTTGCGCTACCTGGTCCCGCCCGCCGCGGTGGACATGGGCGGCGACACCGTCATCGCCGCAAAAGTCGGAGATCTCAAACCGAACTCTTCCAAGATCTTCAAATTCGGCAGCCGCCCCGGTTTGCTGGTCATGCGTTCCGACGGCGCGTACGTCGCCATGGCGGCCACCTGCACCCACCTGAGCTGCACCGTGCAATACCGCAGCGACATTCGCCAGGTCTGGTGCGCCTGCCACAACGGCATCTATGACCTTGCCGGACGCAACGTCTCCGGTCCCCCGCCGCGTCCGCTCGAGGTATACGACGTCCATGTGAGCGGCGAAGATATTGCGGTCGGCAGAAAGCGGGAGGCGTGAGATGAGCGCATTCGTAGTCATCCGCGACT includes:
- a CDS encoding ATP-binding protein, producing the protein MVSGNREQRWFWGTLVLSSVSIIALVFAFWELVENHYFRDLNYVSLHYLYISRGVASSLLLAAWAAWFVLRQRRHAEAELRRSHARYHGLLEASPGAVVLFDRSFRVAEWNAAAERLYRFERAQVVGQTLPTVPPQRQAELDALMQRVDKGESALDCETQRFDRAGKLIDVQLSLQAYQERHHEYYLEVTSDISERVRMREMLLEVEKLTSMGKMAAGTAHHLNTPMASLLLRVQMMRDRAGNDGFAHDLEQLESTIGFCQQFIRRLLDFSRRPALQKEPQAITPLIEAVLGFMGPSFASRQAQVTTNLSGFDCKVYAESNQIETLFIILLSNALDAISPGGKIHVRCLREDDNLRIELSDTGGGISDADRERVFEPFFTTKPPGKGTGLGLAIARNIVSDHGGQLQLRSAPGVGTTAEILLPVVSPVRPQEVAP
- a CDS encoding sigma-54 dependent transcriptional regulator; this encodes MSAPFEILIVDDDLGLAATLRDLLSEEGYSAAVAANADEAVRLLDENPSAALALLDLVMPGCDGLALMERLHTRHPELPVLIMTGFGTIETAVEAIKRGAEDYLTKPFDREAVRKKVGRLMELHLLRTRVAQLEENLQHASDPFAPISYVSPQMQRIVERTRAAALSNASVLIVGETGTGKEMLARAIHGASRRASEPFVPVNCGALPRDLVESELFGYRKGAFTGAHADAPGVFLSAGKGTVFLDEIGEMPKDAQVKLLRVLQEGELRAVGSARALKIDVRIIAATNRPLAQLRSEFLREDLYFRLATVIIEVPPLRQRPEDILVLTQHFADGLADRYGRHITVSRAATELLVRYPFPGNVRELQNVLESVAALSQADPQVVSDRDVKPLLTRADAPISHEQPLALEDMERVAIERALRLCLGNRTRAAALLGISRDTLYRKMRELKTNGTESPQ
- a CDS encoding cytochrome c, producing MRRLDTLGMTGVVMLVAGATTFLSYDHVLPLWVAWIVGPLLWYLGFAVMIAWLCGRFFLTQAEEEDAIEVAPVRKPQPSNFLEHDWEPAPPARWQTVPILATVMLLLLVSMLAIRAYAADNPGAPLFKAKCAMCHGADGVGKTPMGATLKLRDLTSPEVQKQSDTELLTVITKGRNKMQEYGSKLSKDQIADLQKYIRTLARK
- a CDS encoding nitroreductase family deazaflavin-dependent oxidoreductase; translated protein: MPLLYWRLGLRPLLVRARLFRFLVLTTKGRTSGQTRHTMLVHFVLDGRIYIGAGWGERTQWYQNILTDPRVTVQARGPALGAVARVIMDDEELRRLYRHLRGMGPLWLWRRSLASWDIRDEVEDFVAKKGRIPFLRLDPLNECPLPPLRANLIWVWPVLAIIAFTAYALLR
- a CDS encoding c-type cytochrome, with the protein product MSQRRQFVLWIALALVAVLGFAAILRWQYQPTQRRFALSVTPRPAEGRTVYEVKGCAKCHGTDGVGGTDAPALRERSSLTSLPLLVTAVWNHIPRMSDAMQQGRMPYPTMSSEDMAQLFAYLYVTGVTDQSGDAERGRALFAAKGCVQCHDPTGKAPAVNVLGRADTPLLLTQALWNHASAMTSQMQQRGMQWPSLKAGELRDLLAYIQVAAGRQTAPPVRTGDPARGWAVFQAKACLDCHTLGGRNHSPAPQRTSASPAARSLAGDGALPATLSQFGEAMLNHFPDMHRALAVAGKTPPSFRDNEIGDLAVFLYSLRYVEPGGSPHVGATVFRWRGCAACHGEDASGASAPALRGRGQSYTAVRLARGLWGHGDRMYELTRRNHQPWPQLEASDIGDLLAFLNTPVESRAH
- a CDS encoding Rieske 2Fe-2S domain-containing protein — its product is MQASNDRNPSPTIDSDEGGAPDKSARRGFIKVLLGGGLLASAGSFFYPVLRYLVPPAAVDMGGDTVIAAKVGDLKPNSSKIFKFGSRPGLLVMRSDGAYVAMAATCTHLSCTVQYRSDIRQVWCACHNGIYDLAGRNVSGPPPRPLEVYDVHVSGEDIAVGRKREA